DNA from Fundulus heteroclitus isolate FHET01 chromosome 17, MU-UCD_Fhet_4.1, whole genome shotgun sequence:
TAAATCTTCGTCCTGTCGGCGTCCGCTTCGTCTGACGTCAGCCTGTGACATTTGTTTAAATGGGGGACACCTAGCTATGGCTAACGCCAGTGTTCGACGGTGCTGGGATGCTACGATTTAGAGCGAGTGAAAACACACAAAGTCATGCCAATAAtgtcatatttgttttaaagaaggAAACCGTACCTTCACTTTGACTTCGGACGGCTTCCAGCTCGGTCTGAGCTCCTTCATTAGCCGCAAGGCGCCGGGTCGGTAGTCGTTCTCGTCGACCGTCACGTCTATTTTAGGCACAGCGGGAGCCTCGTCGGGGACATGAATGTAGTCGGCCATGGCGAAGAGAAATAAATGGTTCGCAAGATATCTCACCCAGGGAAACTAGCAGCGCTGGTAACACAGTACGCAGTGTATGGTACAGAGCTAGCAGCTGCGGGTATATAATCCTGGTGCAGTGGCTGTGCGGCAACGCCTCTCAGAAGGAACCACCCatctgtatgaaaaaaaaaaaaaaaaagttcccctCACACCGGCAGCACGAGCTCGAATGACTCGTTAGAGGCGCTTGTTTATAGCATCAGCGTACACCGCTGGCGGAGCTAAAAGCAGTAAACGAGGCTCTGTAGGTCtagctttaaaaatatacacatcACTCAATTTATAACAAGCTAAACATTAAAAGACTTGAAACGTGAATAAAATTGAACATGTAAACGTATCTATTATTATCTATTCAAtctgttctttttctctccGTGGTAGTCGGCAGTCATTGGTGGATAATACAAACGTACACACAACCCGGAACGATCACGTTATTGTACACGTCACATCCCTAAtcttttctttcaaataaattattttaaggcgTTTAGCCTAGTTAATATTCCTGTCGCaaatgacaaagaaaacaatacTATTCATAAAAATAACCTCGCGGAGAGAAGAAGAGAATCATACAACTGAACCAAACCTAAGGACTTttactgaaatatttaaatgcgTATGAAACTGTTGCTGACGCTCTTGATTATTGACTTGTCTAAGAATATaggaaaaaggaaagaacaaaaagagagagaaaaaactggGCATGAGTCAGGATAGAAACATATATCTGCTTAGAGTCTATAACAGAACAAATAGTCCGCAGAACAATGACTATTTTGTTGATCACCATGGGTTAATGCCGTTTGCTTTGTCAGTAGACAATTTCACATTAGAGACCACAAAAATCACTTGCCGGGTTCCCCAAGGGCCCTTCTTGGGTCTCTTCCTATTCAATGTTTACATGCCCCCtgtagctcagatcataaaaaaaaaaaaaacaacatcagctaccataactaccCAGATGACACACAGCAATTCAATGCATGGATGCACCAAacttttcttcaactgaatattAATCAAACCGAAGTATAATAAATTTCGGACCAATTGAGGAGCGATCAAAAggtagcacacagcttcagtgtCTTCAACTAGTAACCACTGCTCCGgtccgaaatctgggtgtagtgatggaatCAGACCTGACCCTTCAAAGGTATCTAAGGACAACAGCAAAGTTGTCCTTCTaacacctgaagaacatttccaggattaaaggactaatgcaggatcttgaaaaactaatccatgcatttctCTTTAGTCGAATttattactgcaacggtgttttcacagggcTGCCAATAAAAGtcagtcagacagctgcagctgatccagaacgctgctgcctgcgtcctcactaagactaagaaagtagagcacatcaccccagttctaaagtccttccactggctcccagtatctcagagaatagactttaaaatacttctgttagtctataaatccctgaattattAAAGGAACcaagagttcctttaaatccacATTAAAAACCTagttgtttagagttgcctttgaatgttaatgttgaagtttgttgtCCAACTTGTTGTATATCTCTGCTGttctattccactgcaatgtgcttttctctttgatgttttccctttgtctctgtaatgttttttttcatgtacagTACTTAGAACCATATTGTTactaaaaagtgctttataaataagcttgccttgccttaccttgcCATATAGGCAATCAACGATCATATTAGGTTACATAGTACAACAGTATTtgggaaataaacaaaatctacTCTCGATTTTAAGATTCCTTAAGTAGATatctgataataataataaaaaaaaaacaacaacattaaaagcTATATTTCGTGGTGAATTTAGATCAGAAATGTCAACAAGGAAATactgttttagatttaaaaacactgaATCTTTGATTAGGGGGATTGGATTTCTCTCCATGAAGGGAACGAGTCCATGGAGGAAGCATTGCTGTCCCTCTCTTTCAATCGCAAACCTCACTGTATGTTACTGCAATATCTTGAGAGAGACAAAAGCAAAGAAGTGCTTATTAATGAGgtggaataaaaatgataaatgtttctttttttctttttcgccAGTAGTTTTGCAAGAGTATAATGCACAATGTCCACCAGGTATTTACTTGGAGCATCCTGTTAATCACCCACATATCAACCAACAAGGTTAGGATAATTTAGGCGTCAGCTCTGATGTTATTGTGGCCTTTTTAAGCAGGGGGCACGTGCATGATGGGAAGAAAACACTTGTACTTTTTAACTCGGCCATTTCTGGTTATTAATTAACGAGAAAGCTTCAAGGAAAGACATTTTCTAAAATGTGAATGAATCAAGACAGAAAATACATCACAGAGATCCGTATcattttctttggttttcttATCCTAACTGCAAAGCTAATGTTCGTTGAGCCATTTTATCCACCTATCATCCACTGCagcttatccttgcagggttgcCTAGGGCCCAGTGCCTATCTCCGGCAGTCACTGGGTGAAAGATGATGACTTCAAAAGATTGTGCTTTTTAAATGAGCTGGATTGGAAGATGTTTAGcccttttaaatatgaaaagtgcTACATGGAGACGAAATCGTTTTGCATTCCCATGACAGCAATTAAACCCACTGACCATCTCTGTTCTTCCCCGACATGCCAGACCCGATCGCTTGGTCACCTAGTAACCCTCATAATGAAAAGGTTACTTCTTGAGCTCCCTCCAAACCAACCGTGTGACCTTGTAATCCGTCGTCTCCATATGAACAGGGATTTTAATTGGATCTTGAAACGCGCCTCTGTTGACTCTCCCTCTTGACAATGAACAGGTTGCCCTCTTCACACACACCAACAGGTATATCCTTCACAACCTGGAGGAGTTGCCCTGCGATCACTCTCTCGTTTTTCTATTTATATGCATGCTGGGTAATTTTCCATAATACCCAGAGGACATAAAACCTTGTTACTATACCAACTCAGGTCAGCCAACACACTTAATCACTGTTGGCAACTTCCTGCTGCCAAGTCACTGATCCGGCAAACACACGCTCATATAACATAAGAGCTCGGGCAAACCAACAAGCTATTGTCCTTTCTTGTCTTTTTATAGTTAATTCTGATATTGCTTTTAACTCagactatttatttttatttttgaagtcAGCTTTCAAGGCTGTACTCAAGGAAAAACTGGAGTAAAAATTGAAGAGGACATGAGAGTATGCTTTGGAAGTGGAGTTAAAAGAGTCATTGATCAGGATAAACGACATGTGCTGAGGGAGGAGGGCAATAAAAATATAGTATGAAGTCAAATAAGGGATTTGGTTTTTCAAACCACTTGTGGCTCAGAGTGCAATCCAGTGCTTAGATAAATAAGTCACCTCCTTTCATACTTTTCTAGTTTTATTgccttttaattaaaatgaggTAGTGGTGGAGTTAATTGATTTATTAGCCTAATAACAATTTGTCTATGACTTTCAAAGGGGGAAACCGTttctagaaaaacaaaaaacacaagatcctcaaattaatgctcagttGCACTTTTCACAAGATACATTTTCCACATTCAAACCTTGGTCTTCtctcataaatccaattttcatCCCAAATATGCATTCAGCATTATATTTCTGCCAGGATTCCCCAGGAATGATGTTGCCACCGCCACGCTGAACCAGGATGTCATTTTAAGATCCTAAGAGATACTTAGCTTATCCCAAACATATTATACCCTTCAATGACGTACAACTTTAACTAAATTGGCTTTTTTTGTCTATATGTTTTGGGTTGGGTGTTGTTTTCCTGAGTGCTTTTTTGTTATGTTGGTGTTAGAAAGTATACTGTTGAGCTTGTCTTTACTGAGATTGTAGACTAGTTGACTAGCATCTAAATTTAGCTTAGCACAAGAGTCAGATGAAAATGCAGACATTACTTTTAATTTCCAGTCAAATCAATTAGACCAAACACATCTGTAAAATAAACCATCTGCACATTTCAAATTTTAGCAACAACATAAAACTCATaaacacattaattaaaagTACCTGTTATAAGACAAAACATAAGGCAACATGCTAGAGGTATACATTTATCTCAGTATATAGATTAATATTAAGATATGCATACATTTGCAACAATCAAGAAACCAATAAACctgcatattttctttaaattatttatttctttaaataattatagcacaaaaataaatttgcaCTGATACAAAGTTACCTTTTAACATGTAAACCTTCCATAACAACAGTATGGCATTATGAGAATTCATGTGCACAACACTGTCCAGTGTTGTTTTTTCAAGACTTTTCTTTCCCCGACAGGTTTGAGAACATTATGGGCATTTGAGCacacagtgtttttttatttatttacgtgACAATCCTGAAATAACCCAGTGTCCCATTTTGACAGCGGGTTGTAGGGCCAATGGTTATAAGGTTATAGGTTTTATGTTTGAATTAGCCTTCATCTTTGCATTAATTCAACAACAAATGATCAATGAGTTGGAGAAGATGGGGGACGTAACCAAAGCAAAAGGGCTCAATTAGTcagaaatacatatttttatctTCTTGATAATAAAATAAGTATACATTCTGAAATTTGGATAGTGAGAATAGCAAATCTCATTGTTCTCCGGACAATGAAGGAGCCCTCTGTGCTTCATCGGAGGCTCCAGGGTCCCAAACATGTCAGCAGCGATTAATCAAAGTAGTCCTCGATATCGATGTTGGGGTTGAGCAGCTCCTCCCCGTACGCCGTCAGGTCCATCTGGTTGAGGATCAGGTTTTCAAAAGTCTCCTCCAAGTCAGTTTCTCCAATCAGCACTGCCCCCACCATCCTGCCCCCGCTGAGGACCACCTGgtaaaatttaaatcaaatcaaaaacgGAGATTAGCCTCTCTGTTTACGATTACATGCAGTTTTTTTGGAAAAGTGAATAGGCCTTGAACGTAAAACTAACATTTTCTCATGTTACAACCAGAAAAgtatgaaaaatgtattgtctACATAGGTGGAAATTTGCACTTGGTTTCATCCAACATTACATGAAGCCCATACAACATCCATACTTATTACATATTATCACAAGcataatatagaaaaaaaaaaacatacatggaAAGCATCGTATAGAGAGGATTATCCATAAAATAAATGCTCCTTTTCCACCCTTCCTTGCATCATcttgtttatattatttgatattaataaaacagagcaaaaaataaatatataaacagaaAGACAGGAAGGCTAGGTGGTTCAGACAGAATGCATTTCATTTGTGACGGACCAACGCAAAACAGTGCATAATcatgaggaagaagaaaaatgatAAACAGCTCTCATGGTGATGGCACTGTCGTGCTGTGAGGGTGCGTTATTATTCAGAGGGGATCTAAAATGGAAGGAGCCATCTACAGGGCAAACcacaaaagacttgagaatgAGGGGAAGGTTTGCCTTCCAGGAAGTCAGCGGGCCTAAATATACCAGAGCGACAATAGAACTGGTCAAATTATGCATATTTAGgtgttagaacggcccagtcaaagttcggCCCTAACTCTAATATAAAGTCTGGGACGAGATTTGGAAAATGCACTTCGTGGAGTATCACCAAGCTTTTTGTGTGAAGAACTGGCAATGGCAAAATCCAGATACAATGCTTTGCCGTTTGTGGCTGCAAACAGCAGAAGAGTTTAGCGTGTAGAAATACTTttctaaatgtataaaaaaatacattatgtttttaaaaaaaattcatcagATTATTTTTTCATAGGTATCGAAAATTAATGACAATGCAAGTTATATAGCTCTTTTAAAATTGTAgctttaggaaaataaaagtgaattcAGAATAAAATGACTAATCTGGTTGCCATACAAAGATGCTTGTAGTCTGCTAAACTGTGCCTCAAGTAACCAAATCCctgtaacaagaaaaatctTGGACATTTCAGTCCTTCCTGCATTAAAGAAATATACAACTACAAGTCAACTAGACAataacagatttcttttttactatTCTTATTAGCATCATTGACCTTGATGTACTCCTGGCCTTTGGTGCAACGAACAAGCAGCTCATGATTGGACCCCAGGCCCTGGGCATTAAATTTCCCCAGCAGGACGACCTGAAGAATAAGCAGAAACACTATGGATTACTGAAAACACGGCCTTCAAGCGTCTTCAGAGATATAGAAAACTACAGCTCTGCACTCAGCAGATGGTTAAATAACTATCCTGCCGCTAAACGCCGCTTACCTTGTAGTTAAAGAACTTGGTGACATGTGAAAAGAGTTCGAAGCAGAAGTCCAGCTCGATCGGCTCGGAGAGGACGTCGGCCGCCATGCAGCGGCCTGCGTACCAGCCCATCTGACGAGCCTGCGTCCACAGGCGCATCTGCACACAACCCGCCCACAGGAGCGGAGGACTGTTTTCTTTGACCGTTTTACATTagatatttatacatttattgtgCTCAACTATGCTTTCACCTGCTGCCAAAGTGGGCTGTGGTCCCAGCCGGCAGTGCACACGTCTCCTGCAGCGTACACGTCGGGCTCTAAGGCCATCATGTGATCGTCTACTTGAAGGCCACCATCAGTTGCCAATGAAAACTGAACAGGAAAAGTATGAAAAGGTTCCCAATCACCAATAACATCTGATCactctttttgtgtttgtgaaagAAAACTGATGTGAAAATTAACCACGCtggttattttaattatttgctcCACAACTGAAAGTTCTGGTCACGCGTACAAGATCATGGGAATTAATTTCATGTCAATGGCCCAATTTTCAGCCACCAAGCAGTTGATTTAAGAATGTTGGTGAAGGAGTTGGAGGCATTTCATCTTTATTATTCCACCTGCTTTGTGCAATGATATTGCCACAAAAACATCCCCACGACATGACACTGCCTCCTCCATGCTTGATGGTGGGAACAGTTCTTAGGTTTGAAAGCGCCACCTTGACATGTTTGTTTTGCTACAGAAGTCAAAATCTAGAGCAGGAGCTTCTGTTTCTGTGGACGGTGACGCTGGTCAAGTAGTTTCCAGTTAAAGACaagcctgcactgcaaaaagggaactaaaagtaagaaaaaaattgaaatgagtgtatttttccttgaattGAGAAGctaaataacactatttgccaatggaatgagtatttttacccctaaaattagataattagatatcctacccttgaaataagatgatggagatgaattgttcctgttttaagtgcaaaaaaatcttattccattggcaaatagtctcatttagctcctcaagtcaaggaaaaatacactaatttcaagaaaatttcacttacttttagttccctttttgctgtgtgGGCCTTGGCGGATCTTCTTCCACCTATGTGTGATGGTTGTGTCTCCTTATAGACTTTAACAAAGCAGAGGCAGTAAATATGTCTATAAGTGAAGAAGAACTTATTTATCCATGAGATAGTCTAGACCGCTGGGTGCGGCGGCCAACGATGGAGCCGGTTTTTAGGCATGCGTCTTCAGTTTTCTCACGTTGTTGCCGTGGAGAAACGGCTCTGTGTTCGGAACGACCCCGGTGGCGCTGACGACAAAATCGCAGCCAAATGTCTTGCCGTTTGTCAGCAGGACGTAAACCGGCCAGGATCCTGCAGAGGGAGAAGAAAAgcaggggtgagtggagaaagagaggaaaaaaacgcCAAAACAGCAAGGggggcagaaaaaaagaaaaaggaagaaaaggaggTAGGGCCCGGATTCAAGAAACAAATCCAGTTCCCACCAGTGTCAGGTTTTAGAGTTGGCGTTGAGGAGAGGAGAAACTCCTCTGAGGTGAGGATCTGATCCACTTCACACTGGTATTCCACTGAAACTCTGCGGGTCACCTGAACAGAGACAGGAAAAGTGGAGGGATATatggaaaaacaggaaatattaAACATACAAGAGGGTCGCAGAGGCGTCTCAGGACGAGATTGTTGTTTAAGGCGGACAACAAACACACAATATCCCAACCTGCTCAGCTCCTTGCAGCTCGATGCCGCGATGCCAATCCGGGCCGAGAGCACTGCCAGACTCCACGGTACCAGGATTCTGCCCGCGGGAATATTCATctgggaatgaaaaaaaaataaaacgcagGCTTTAAATTGGGTGGTAGAGAAAAGTACAGACAGGGTGTGAAACCTTAAAAAAAGCGAACATCTTTTTAGGCCAAAAAAATACAGGATAGATGAGGATGGATTATCTTCAATGTATGTCCCTGGACAGACCGCAAGATGTTGTCTCaaaattatataatacaaacaaaacatgtgCAAGGAAAGGGTTTAGCATGCTAAAACGTTTAGCATGCTTGTGTGTTCAGTCCCCTTCACTCTAAAAGCCACAACTAAACTCCAGCACTGgaaaagggaaccaaaagtaagcaagattttcttgaaatttgtgtatttgttcttgatttatgcaggtaaataagattatctgccaacggaatgagtattttgactcccaaaataattagatatactgcacttgaaataagatgacggagattaattgttcctattttaagtgtgaagtcttattctgttggcagatcatcttatttgactgctcaattcaaggacaaacacattcatttcaagagaattttacttacttttagttccccttttgcagtgaGTGCATTAGTTAGAAGTTGGTCAGCGTACATTTGAGAACAAACAGCGtcacaaagaccaaggaacacagcagatagGTCAGCGCAGAGGAGAACTAACACCGCTGCTCACACACACCATGAACAATgaaggtggcagcatcatgctgtgggggtccTTTTCTTcggcagggacagggaagctagtGATAGGTGACTGGGAAAtggaccacactgcaaaaagggaactaaaagttgtcatggttttagttgtctggcctctttcttgttttgtagttcacccagctctccctcccacagccattagtcacacctgttggtaatcagtcagatgcatttcacctcctagtctccctatttaagcctccctctgtctcactcttgtgccggtccgacatcattccacacctctccgtgccagttcccgttttgccttggaagctttgtttcactcctgttgttaaggttagtcctgccagtcactctaaagactattCGTTCATTGTTtgctcctggagaggttctgctctgtgtcctggtgtccccacagttctgctaacctgactagccactctgagaagactcggttcagtgccaagccttccagcttagctgaactctctctccaagccgtcagctcctgccttcatctaCACCCCTGTACCTGTGTGTTCCTGGATTTCTGGTTACATCACccaccatcccatcaaacctgtcaataaaactcctcaactttagtcctgtgtgtgtggttctgggttcatcaaagacaaatcctgacagttcGGACcggccaaaggatgaacccAGACACCACATGGGACTTACCTGCAGGGGCTGACACCCCGGAGGTCCGCGCATATCTGGACATGTGCGAACGCCTGAGAAGAGAGAGGTACGCCAAGGCGGCTTCTGTCCAGGATCCTGCGCCTCCGATCAGGGCCGACTCCACTCCCCAGATGTCTTATGTGGGCGTTGTTTCGGCTACCCCGAAGCACGAGAAGAGAAGCCGCTCAGCGTCTTGTCGTCTCGGTCGTCACCTCTATGACTCACAGCTGGTCCCCCGAGTAAAGCTCAACACTCCACCTATCCGAGCCCCACACGTCGAGGAGGAACAGCTGTGGAGTTTCTATtacggtgaccgagacgacctcCTTCCCTGCtggtctgctgctgcttccaAAGCAGCCTCTGCTACGCCATCTGGCTCCTCCCGGCGCAGACGCCAGCGTGTAAAGGTCTCAGAGGGAGCTCTTCCGCCCCCGTCAGAGGATGTTGTTCCGCCTTCGTCCAAAGTCGCCGAGGGAGTTGCTCAGCTTCAGTCCAAGGCCACCGaggaagcctgtagcccggcgccgctctccgaagcctgtagcccggcgccgctctccgaagcctgtagcccggcgccgctctccgaagcctgtagcccggcgccgctctccgaagcctgtagcccggcgccgctctccgaagcctgtagcccggcggcgctctccgaagcctgtagcccggcggcGCCCGGGGTAGCAGAGAGGATAGTTCCGCCCGAAGCCGCCAAGGGCTTTTGTCCATCTCCATCCGAGACCTCCGAAGGATTGGCACCGCCGGCGTCCGAGGAAGCCGCTCCGCCGGCGTCCGAGGAAGCCGCTCCGCCGGCGTCCGAGGAAGccgctccgccggccgacgaggaagccgctccgccggccgacgaggaagccgctccgccggccgacgaggaagccgctccgccggccgacgaggaagccgctccgccggccgacgaggaagccgctccgccggccgacgaggaaAAGGACCCGCCGGCTGTAGTCACTGAGGAAGTTGCTCTGCGTCAGCTCGAGGCCACGGAGGGAGTTACTTCGCAACAATATGGGTCCTCAGGTGACGTAACTCTCGCTCCCTGTTCTTCTGGTCGGGGTCGCCGTTTGCGACGCCTGTTTTTGTTCGGCCGGGGCCGTCGTTTGCGGTGCCCGCGTCAGACCTCTGAACCCGGCCGGGCCCGTCGATTGTTGTCCCTGAGCCACTTAACTCAGCcccgccggggtcgtcctccgcgACGTTTCCCCCGGACTCTATTGTGTTgccggagccgcagattgcggTCTCCGCACCTCCAGACTctgcctcgccggggtcgtcctccacgacgcTCCCCTTTGACTTTCCGTTTCGACCGGAGTCACAGACTGCGGTCTCCGAggcgcttgactttgcctcgtcggggccgccctcctcgagtcTTTAGACGGGCGATGCTGCTTCGCCGCCTGCCTCGGCCTGGTCGACCTCCTCGAGGACTCTTTGTGGCTTAGCAGCCGTCTTTGCctgcgcccttaaggccagtgcttgtttggtgtttttgttaGAGCTCGGCCTTAGTGTTGATTTATTTAGCATTCATTTGTATGAGAGTTATTTCGGAGGTTTCCTTGTTGTCTCAGAGTTCTTAGTTTttcctttgctttgttttttctagCACTGTTTAGTATTCTAGACCTGCCTTTAGTCCCGGGTTTGCTCTAGtatccttgtttgttttttgccttagtcttccagcttttgttttgtgttactTTAGCTTTTGCTATCTAGTTTTTACATTAGTTTACCGTTTCGGCCCCTAGTTTCTTTGTTTGGTTTTCTGGTattgcattagttttatagtttttctttagtgtttgttcctttcctagtttttagttttatttcctagtttttgcttagtttttctttgtgttatcCCTACCCCAGTTTTCTAGTTTGGCTTTATAATTTAGTTCATGCCTTGTTTTCCAGTTATTGGTTT
Protein-coding regions in this window:
- the pyroxd1 gene encoding pyridine nucleotide-disulfide oxidoreductase domain-containing protein 1 isoform X2 — encoded protein: MESKKEKMFKFVVVGGGIAGVTCVEQLSSQFPSEDVALITAGPHIKAVTNYKQVSRTLEEFDVEEKPSSVLEEKFPNLTVIHSAVKSLHTHSHCVETADGRVFGYKKLCICSGARPKLLKQENPHVLGIRDTDSAQEFQKRLSKARRIVVVGNGGIALELVYEVKGCEVIWAVKDKAIGNTFFDAGAAQFLVPSLEADRAESAAPCKRTCYTTEEPAPEAAQTFSADEYSRGQNPGTVESGSALGPDWHRGIELQGAEQVTRRVSVEYQCEVDQILTSEEFLLSSTPTLKPDTGSWPVYVLLTNGKTFGCDFVVSATGVVPNTEPFLHGNNFSLATDGGLQVDDHMMALEPDVYAAGDVCTAGWDHSPLWQQMRLWTQARQMGWYAGRCMAADVLSEPIELDFCFELFSHVTKFFNYKVVLLGKFNAQGLGSNHELLVRCTKGQEYIKVVLSGGRMVGAVLIGETDLEETFENLILNQMDLTAYGEELLNPNIDIEDYFD
- the pyroxd1 gene encoding pyridine nucleotide-disulfide oxidoreductase domain-containing protein 1 isoform X1, translating into MESKKEKMFKFVVVGGGIAGVTCVEQLSSQFPSEDVALITAGPHIKAVTNYKQVSRTLEEFDVEEKPSSVLEEKFPNLTVIHSAVKSLHTHSHCVETADGRVFGYKKLCICSGARPKLLKQENPHVLGIRDTDSAQEFQKRLSKARRIVVVGNGGIALELVYEVKGCEVIWAVKDKAIGNTFFDAGAAQFLVPSLEADRAESAAPCKRTCYTTEEPAPEAAQTFSADEYSRGQNPGTVESGSALGPDWHRGIELQGAEQVTRRVSVEYQCEVDQILTSEEFLLSSTPTLKPDTAGSWPVYVLLTNGKTFGCDFVVSATGVVPNTEPFLHGNNFSLATDGGLQVDDHMMALEPDVYAAGDVCTAGWDHSPLWQQMRLWTQARQMGWYAGRCMAADVLSEPIELDFCFELFSHVTKFFNYKVVLLGKFNAQGLGSNHELLVRCTKGQEYIKVVLSGGRMVGAVLIGETDLEETFENLILNQMDLTAYGEELLNPNIDIEDYFD